The following coding sequences lie in one Oryza brachyantha chromosome 10, ObraRS2, whole genome shotgun sequence genomic window:
- the LOC102719147 gene encoding cyanate hydratase: MEGERAAAVVRRLMAAKAESGKSFSDIAAETGLTNVYVAQLLRRQAQLKPDTAPALRAAVPGLTDDLVALMMQPPFRSYHPDIIHEPAVYRLNEAVMHFGESIKEIINEEFGDGIMSAIDFYCSVDKVQGADGKDRVVVTFDGKYLPYSEQRSEHMMSRLNRRTS, from the exons ATGGAGGGCGAGAGGGCTGCGGCGGTGGTGCGGCGGCTgatggcggcgaaggcggagAGCGGGAAGAGCTTCTCGGACATCGCGGCCGAGACGGGGCTCACCAACGTGTACGTGGCGCAGCTTCTGCGGCGGCAGGCGCAGCTCAAGCCCgacacggcgccggcgctgcggGCGGCTGTGCCGGGGCTCACCGACGACCTCGTCGCGCTCATGATGCAGCCGCCGTTCCGGTCCTACCACCCGGACATCATCCACGAGCCCGCCGTATACAG ATTGAACGAAGCTGTTATGCATTTTGGAGAGAGCATCAAGGAAATTATCAATGAGGAGTTTGGCGACGGAAT CATGTCAGCTATTGACTTCTACTGTTCAGTTGACAAGGTACAGGGTGCTGATGGAAAAGATCGTGTGGTGGTCACTTTTGATGGGAAATATCTTCCTTACAGTGAGCAG AGATCTGAGCATATGATGTCTAGGCTGAATCGCAGGACATCTTGA